A part of Miscanthus floridulus cultivar M001 chromosome 6, ASM1932011v1, whole genome shotgun sequence genomic DNA contains:
- the LOC136461881 gene encoding alpha-1,3-arabinosyltransferase XAT2-like — MERNKWRWRGGERRTKRTPPLSSPPPTSSSPCRIHSFIHPRPAPSSLLTSASYCAPPRRVSSDALAWGFCLCGARQLPAGAVPRAHERGRLCYSAAALEVSMGMDGGGGKLPYSYAAHQDGGKLVKSFSRVEPRKFGLGLVAGFLLVTCAYFSTAKFDAIRIAMISPISSNAAGIGSLVGAAADTSNSKQRLDLGVQDPDALSMSEEGSKAEVLDKDDGKASSSAPDSGRNAPLEDTRRDETFVGDSGDASSAAANPAAAGGKGEAVPAKDDDAPAAGLLPPVSSEEAANSTQESGGLEDEELQVQDAVANPSKRSKDSSAAADAVTTSSSNGSSPSVVHSDPAILPSPPQQIPPATQELKAPADQHIPAIPEVKQADSETPAREWKPLCDITSNRRIDWCELDGDVRVLGANASVTLVAPRGADDRTFRAESWRIKPYPRKADPNAMHVVRVVTVQSVSGEAPACTDRFDVPALVFSDRGYTGNYFHAFTDVILPLFLTARQYSGEVRLLVTNLQAWWVGKFSPVFKAISNYELVDLDKDPRVHCFRHVQVGLTSHDDFSIDPRRAPNGYSMLDFTKFMRTTYGLPRDVAAADPTKRPRLLLIARARTRRFVNTEEIVRGAERLGFEVVVSEGTHEVAPFAELANSCDAIMGVHGAGLTNIVFVPTGGVVIQVVPLGGLEFVAGYFRGPSRDMGLRYLEYRITPEESTLIDQYPRDHPIFTDPNGIKSKGWESLKDAYLDKQDVRLDMKRFRPTLKKAIAHLRKAKAKANGGGDN, encoded by the exons ATGGAGAGGAATAAATGGAGGTGGCGAGGTGGGGAGAGACGGACGAAACGGACGCCACCCCTCTCTTCTCCCCCTCCCACCTCTTCCTCGCCTTGCCGTATTCACTCGTTCATCCATCCACGCCCCGCCCCCAGCTCACTTCTCACGAGCGCAAGTTATTGCGCACCGCCTCGCCGCGTTAGCTCCGACGCTTTGGCGTGGGGCTTTTGCCTGTGTGGCGCTAGGCAGCTGCCAGCAGGTGCCGTGCCGCGTGCTCACGAGAGAGGGAGGCTCTGCTACTCTGCTGCTGCTCTGGAGGTGAGCATGGGgatggacggcggcggcgggaagcTGCCGTACAGCTATGCCGCCCACCAGGACGGCGGCAAGCTGGTCAAGAGCTTCAGCCGCGTGGAGCCCCGCAAGTTCGGGCTCGGCCTCGTCGCGGGCTTCCTCCTCGTCACCTGCGCCTACTTCTCCACCGCCAAGTTCGACGCCATCCGCATCGCCATGA TCAGCCCCATTTCCAGCAATGCGGCTGGGATCGGCTCGCTGGTGGGCGCCGCCGCCGACACCTCCAACTCTAAGCAGCGATTAG ATTTGGGCGTGCAGGACCCGGACGCGCTGTCCATGTCCGAGGAGGGGAGCAAGGCCGAGGTGCTCGACAAAGACGACGGCAAGGCTTCCTCTTCGGCGCCAG ATTCCGGCCGCAATGCGCCGCTGGAGGACACGAGGAGAGACGAGACTTTTGTGGGGGACAGCGGTGATGCATCTTCCGCCGCGGCGAATCCTGCCGCAGCGGGTGGCAAGGGCGAGGCGGTTCCTGCCAAGGACGATGACGCCCCCGCTGCCGGTCTTCTTCCTCCCGTGTCGTCAGAGGAAGCCGCGAACAGCACGCAAGAATCAG GTGGTCTTGAGGACGAGGAGCTGCAGGTGCAGGATGCTGTTGCCAATCCTTCCAAGAGGAGCAAagactcctccgccgccgccgacgccgtcaCCACAAGCAGCAGCAATGGCAGCTCGCCCTCTGTGGTTCACTCTGACCCTGCCATCCTCCCTTCTCCCCCGCAGCAGATTCCTCCTGCTACGCAAGAGCTCAAAGCTCCTGCTGATCAGCATATTCCAGCGATTCCAGAGGTTAAGCAAGCAG ATTCGGAGACGCCGGCGCGGGAGTGGAAGCCGCTGTGCGACATCACCTCGAACCGCCGCATCGACTGGTGCGAGCTCGACGGCGACGTCCGCGTGCTGGGCGCCAACGCCAGCGTCACGCTGGTGGCGCCGCGCGGCGCGGACGATCGCACCTTCCGCGCGGAGTCGTGGCGCATCAAGCCGTACCCACGCAAGGCGGACCCGAACGCGATGCACGTCGTCCGCGTGGTGACTGTGCAGTCGGTGTCCGGCGAGGCGCCGGCGTGCACGGACCGATTCGACGTGCCGGCGCTGGTGTTCTCGGACCGCGGGTACACGGGCAACTACTTCCACGCGTTCACGGACGTGATCCTGCCGCTGTTCCTGACGGCACGGCAGTACTCCGGCGAGGTGCGGCTGCTGGTGACGAACCTCCAGGCGTGGTGGGTGGGCAAGTTCTCGCCGGTGTTCAAGGCCATCTCCAACTACGAGCTGGTCGACCTGGACAAGGACCCGCGCGTGCACTGCTTCCGGCACGTCCAGGTGGGGCTCACCAGCCACGACGACTTCAGCATCGACCCGCGCCGCGCGCCCAACGGCTACTCCATGCTGGACTTCACCAAGTTCATGCGCACCACCTACGGGCTCCCGCGCGACGTCGCGGCCGCCGACCCGACGAAGCGCCCGAGGCTGCTGCTGATCGCGCGCGCGCGGACGCGGCGGTTCGTGAACACGGAGGAGATCGTGCGCGGCGCGGAGAGGCTCGGGTTCGAGGTGGTGGTGTCGGAGGGGACGCACGAGGTGGCGCCCTTCGCGGAGCTGGCCAACAGCTGCGACGCCATCATGGGCGTGCACGGCGCCGGGCTGACCAACATCGTGTTCGTGCCGACGGGCGGGGTGGTCATCCAAGTGGTGCCGCTGGGCGGGCTGGAGTTCGTGGCGGGCTACTTCCGCGGCCCCTCCAGGGACATGGGGCTGCGCTACCTCGAGTACCGGATCACGCCGGAGGAGAGCACGCTGATCGACCAGTACCCGCGCGACCACCCCATCTTCACGGACCCCAACGGGATCAAGAGCAAGGGCTGGGAGTCCCTCAAGGACGCCTACCTCGACAAGCAGGACGTGCGGCTGGACATGAAGAGGTTCCGGCCGACGCTCAAGAAGGCCATCGCGCACCTCAGGaaggccaaggccaaggccaaCGGCGGCGGCGACAACTAA